A portion of the Equus quagga isolate Etosha38 chromosome 17, UCLA_HA_Equagga_1.0, whole genome shotgun sequence genome contains these proteins:
- the TNKS1BP1 gene encoding 182 kDa tankyrase-1-binding protein isoform X1, producing the protein MHGLELLLAEPEERGEGARAWGGAGGGLSCRRDPRLRLLPGPRWSPPTAPSARPQPPQSAPTRSASPVPCLFAGCFTSRAQQVLPHVMKVSALREGTAMASPPPQELEEELVSAGSEPGDTRAKPPVKPKPRALPSKPALPAKPSLLVPVGPRPPRGPLAELPSARKMNMLAGPQPYGGSKRPLPFATRPTSEASAGGEVTRETGKEEAGKEEMPPLTPPARCAAPGGVRKAPAPFRPASERFAATTVEEILAKMEQPRKEVPASPDRLWGSRLTFNHDGSSRYGPRTYGVASGPRDEDGGPLSRGWSQEGPTKSPTQCPEEHSKTPKERSPASDQAFNGHLAQPASSEPPTDVAKLWALSSPGPASENGGSASPGLATEVSDPAPGSPHLLSPHESSPRHSQLPETQSPAAAGASPCLPETPASPTAALPDEGSRHPPSPGLPAAGVPEAARTKSPLLEKVSGCHSSEQPPATSPQPLRAEGGLLDLARTLPSEEEVAKSVADLPHVGLAQRRFSEGVLQPPGQEQEKLGGSLAALPQTQGSQSALDRPFGNGTESNWCLSQSFEWTFPTRPSGLGVWRLDSPPPSPITEAAEAAEAAEAGDWAASSREEGVSQQGQGARSAPEEPGRPGSWVQAGDSGTSPTQEDDGESQPQSPALPLEPLPTTGGPPGPALLQAEERDEDREPLAAQESPLPLATRETALPVLEPVLGQQQPASPDQPCVLFADTPDPEQALPAEEEAVTLVRAETTQPRAEAQDSCGASPEPAGPESSSHWLDDLLASPPPSAGSARRGAGSELQDTQTPSACSEGLLGWAQKDLQSEFGIAADPHPSGFSPSSWSQDTSQDYGLGGVSPRGDPGLGERDWTSKCGQGAGEGSAREWASRCGIGQEEIEISAQDGSGGLTAQDQVIGKLTQLGTQQSREADVQDWEFRTRDSQGTYSSRDVELQDQQFGKKDSLGTYSSRDAELQDQQFRKRDSLGTYSSRDVELQDQEFEKRDSLGTYSSRDAELQDQEFGKRDSLGTYSSRDAELQDQEFGKRDSLGTYSSRDAELQDQEFGKRNSLGTYSSQDMSLRDWEFGKRDSLATYSSQDADEHNQELGKKDHLGRYSSQDADKQDQEFGKRDPSLSTYGSRDAEQLDRDFGRSAWMRDYSSSGSPTALGPQDRGFGMRALSAGFSLEEAQQQDEEFEKKIPSGGDSPGKASGDAGQSEERESGDLFSPSTPQSQDGALGQRDRNSWQGSGASQEVGGLQGRQQAGGQSPGDADQEDREVGQRGWASDFSLGVVHQPEVAFSPGQRDWSGDFCLEDTERSHQFGIIGNDRVSGAGLSSSSKMDHFVSPEKTSAGPVDWTDQLGLRNLEVSSCVRSGGSSEAREDAMGRMGWSDNLGLRDVDLASCLETGGSEEPRGIGVGEKEWTSDVGVRGRDLAGAGEVEGHSQARESGVGQTDWSGVEAGEFLKSRERGVGQADWTPGLGLRNTAPGAGCSPRELRAGQADWGSNLGLRNLEMPCDLESRGSWEPRGCGVGQMDWTQDLALRDVELSRALSEAREHGVGEVSQCPELGLRDNGVLSPGLEARDPSEARELGVGETSGPETQGKDNSLPSLETRPEDLRMETGEASRFGASSGGCPARSPPSGSQGLLEEMLAASSSKAEARRESAASGLRDLLEKEGATAGADLGEPLEPSRDPVPSWRPQPDGEASRTDEVDGTWGPAGAGQGKQGPTRPPQDPPPRSPSQDFSFIEDTEVLDSAMYRSRANLGRKRGHRAPAIRPGGTLGLSEAADSDARLFQDSTEPRTSRVPSSDEEVVEEPQNRRTRMSLGTKGLKVNLFPGLSPSALKAKLRSRNRSAEEGEPVESRSGQKESAVQRSKSCKVPGLGKPLVLPPKPEKSSGSEGSSPNWLQALKLKKKKV; encoded by the exons ATGCACGGTCTGGAGCTCTTGCTGGCCGAGCCAgaagaaaggggggagggggcgagggcttggggcggggccgggggcgggctGAGCTGCCGAAGGGACCCCCGCCTTCGCCTTCTCCCGGGCCCGCGCTGGTCCCCTCCTACAGCTCCCTCGGCACGCCCCCAGCCACCTCAGTCCGCCCCGACCCGGTCCGCGTCCCCAGTCCCTTGTCTCTTCGCCGGCTGCTTCACATCCCGCGCACAG CAGGTTCTGCCGCATGTGATGAAAGTGTCTGCTCTCAGGGAAGGTACAGCCATGGCTTCCCCACCACCCCAGGAGTTGGAGGAGGAGCTGGTATCTGCTGGCTCCGAGCCAG GTGACACTCGGGCCAAACCCCCCGTTAAGCCCAAACCCCGGGCCCTGCCCTCCAAGCCAGCCTTGCCTGCCAAGCCCAGCCTGCTGGTGCCTGTTGGGCCTCGGCCCCCCCGGGGTCCCCTGGCTGAGCTACCTTCTGCCCGGAAGATGAACATGCTGGCGGGACCCCAGCCCTATGGTGGCAGCAAGCGTCCCCTTCCCTTTGCAACAAGGCCCACGTCCGAGGCCTCTGCTGGAGGAGAGGTCACCCGAGAGACTGGgaaagaggaggctgggaaagaagAGATGCCCCCGTTGACACCCCCAGCTCGATGTGCCGCCCCAGGGGGTGTGCGGAAGGCCCCTGCCCCGTTCCGTCCAGCCTCGGAGCGCTTTGCAGCCACCACAGTAGAAGAGATCCTGGCCAAGATGGAGCAGCCACGGAAAGAAGTCCCAGCCAGCCCTGACCGCCTCTGGGGCTCCCGCCTCACCTTTAACCATGATGGCAGCTCAAGATACGGCCCCAGGACTTATGGTGTGGCCTCCGGTCCCAGGGATGAGGACGGTGGGCCCCTCTCCAGGGGATGGTCCCAGGAGGGGCCAACAAAGTCTCCCACACAGTGCCCGGAAGAGCACAGCAAGACCCCCAAGgagag GAGCCCTGCTTCGGACCAGGCCTTCAACGGGCACCTTGCTCAGCCAGCCAGCTCTGAGCCACCTACTGAC GTTGCCAAGCTCTGGGCCCTCTCAAGTCCAGGCCCTGCCTCAGAGAATGGAGGGTCTGCCAGCCCAGGCCTTGCCACTGAAGTCTCAGATCCAGCCCCCGGGTCTCCCCATCTTCTCTCACCCCATGAGAGCTCTCCCCGCCACTCTCAGCTTCCAGAAACCCAGAGTCCAGCAGCTGCTGgggcttctccctgcctccctgagaCTCCAGCATCCCCAACTGCAGCCCTGCCTGATGAGGGCTCCCGCCATCCCCCAAGCCCAGGGCTCCCTGCTGCTGGGGTCCCAGAGGCCGCCAGAACCAAAAGCCCTCTCCTTGAGAAAGTCTCAGGGTGCCACAGCTCAGAGCAGCCCCCAGCCACCTCGCCCCAACCCCTGAGGGCTGAGGGTGGGTTGCTGGATCTCGCTCGGACGTTGCCCTCTGAAGAGGAGGTGGCCAAGAGTGTTGCAGACCTTCCCCATGTTGGCCTGGCTCAACGCCGGTTTTCTGAAGGTGTGCTCCAGCCGCCCGGCCAAGAGCAGGAGAAGCTGGGGGGCTCGCTGGCTGCCCTGCCCCAAACACAGGGGAGCCAGTCAGCCCTGGATCGTCCCTTTGGGAATGGGACAGAGTCCAACTGGTGCTTGTCTCAGTCCTTTGAGTGGACCTTCCCCACGCGGCCTTCAGGTCTGGGGGTGTGGCGACTGGACTCgccgcctccctcccccatcactgAAGCTGCTGAGGCCGCCGAGGCTGCTGAGGCTGGAGACTGGGCTGCGTCcagcagggaggaaggagtgTCCCAGCAGGGGCAAGGGGCCCGGTCAGCTCCAGAGGAGCCAGGAAGGCCtggttcctgggtgcaggcaGGTGATTCGGGCACCTCCCCAACCCAAGAGGACGATGGAGAGAGTCAGCCTCAGTCCCCAGCTCTTCCCCTCGAGCCTCTGCCAACAACAGGGGGCCCACCTGGACCAGctttgctgcaggcagaggagagagatgaggacCGGGAGCCCTTGGCTGCACAGGAGTCCCCTCTTCCTCTGGCCACCAGGGAGACTGCCCTGCCTGTCCTGGAGCCGgtcctggggcagcagcagccagcaTCCCCTGACCAGCCTTGTGTCCTCTTTGCTGACACTCCTGACCCTGAGCAGGCACTGCCTGCCGAGGAGGAGGCCGTGACCCTGGTCCGGGCTGAGACCACCCAACCCAGGGCAGAGGCTCAAGACTCCTGTGGGGCGTCCCCCGAGCCTGCAGGCCCTGAAAGCAGCTCCCACTGGCTGGATGACCTCCTGGCTTCCCCACCACCCAGTGCTGGCAGTGCAAGGCGGGGAGCTGGATCTGAGCTGCAGGACACGCAGACCCCGAGTGCCTGCTCTGAG GGACTCCTTGGCTGGGCCCAGAAAGATCTGCAGAGTGAATTTGGGATTGCAGCAGACCCACATCCCAGCGGTTTTAGTCCTTCCAGCTGGTCCCAAGACACTTCTCAGGACTATGGCCTTGGGGGTGTGAGCCCTAGAGGGGACCCAGGCCTTGGAGAGAGGGATTGGACCAGCAAGTGTGGGCaaggagcaggggaagggagtGCCAGGGAGTGGGCCAGCAGGTGTGGCATCGGCCAGGAGGAGATAGAGATCAGCGCCCAAGATGGGAGTGGAGGGCTCACAGCCCAGGACCAGGTGATTGGAAAGCTGACCCAGCTTGGCACTCAGCAGAGCCGCGAGGCGGATGTTCAGGACTGGGAGTTCAGAACAAGGGATTCCCAGGGCACTTACTCCAGCCGGGATGTGGAACTCCAGGACCAGCAATTTGGGAAGAAAGATTCGCTGGGTACTTACAGCAGCCGGGATGCGGAACTCCAGGACCAGCAATTCAGGAAGAGAGATTCGCTGGGTACTTACAGCAGCCGGGATGTGGAACTCCAGGACCAAGAATTTGAGAAGAGAGATTCGCTGGGTACTTACAGCAGCCGGGATGCAGAACTCCAGGACCAGGAATTTGGGAAGAGAGATTCGCTGGGTACTTACAGCAGCCGGGATGCGGAACTCCAGGACCAAGAATTTGGGAAGAGAGATTCGCTGGGTACTTACAGCAGCCGGGATGCGGAACTCCAGGACCAAGAATTTGGGAAGAGAAATTCGCTGGGTACTTACAGCAGCCAGGATATGAGCCTTCGGGACTGGGAATTTGGGAAGAGAGATTCGCTGGCTACTTACAGCAGTCAGGATGCAGATGAGCACAACCAGGAATTGGGAAAGAAAGACCACCTTGGCAGGTACAGCAGCCAGGATGCAGACAAGCAGGACCAGGAATTTGGGAAGAGAGATCCTTCTCTGAGCACCTACGGCAGTCGGGATGCAGAGCAGCTGGACCGGGATTTTGGGAGGAGTGCCTGGATGAGGGACTACAGCAGCAGCGGCAGCCCCACAGCCCTCGGCCCCCAGGACAGAGGCTTCGGAATGAGAGCCCTGAGCGCCGGGTTCAGCCTTGAGGAAGCCCAACAACAGgatgaagagtttgagaagaagaTTCCAAGTGGTGGAGACAGCCCGGGCAAGGCCAGTGGGGATGCAGGCCAGTCTGAAGAGAGAGAGTCAGGGGACTTGTTCAGCCCCAGCACCCCCCAGTCACAGGATGGGGCACTGGGGCAGAGGGACCGGAACAGCTGGCAAGGCAGTGGTGCCAGCCAAGAGGTTGGAGGGCTGCAGGGGAGACAGCAGGCAGGAGGCCAGAGCCCAGGTGATGCTGACCAGGAAGAcagggaggtggggcagagagGCTGGGCCAGCGACTTCAGCCTCGGTGTTGTCCACCAGCCAGAGGTGGCCTTCAGCCCGGGGCAGCGAGACTGGAGTGGTGACTTCTGCCTAGAGGATACTGAGAGGAGCCATCAGTTTGGCATCATCGGCAATGACAGAGTGAGCGGTGCTGGCCTGAGCTCTTCCAGCAAGATGGACCACTTTGTGTCTCCTGAGAAGACCTCGGCCGGGCCTGTGGACTGGACTGACCAGCTGGGCCTCAGGAACTTGGAAGTGTCCAGCTGTGTGCGTTCTGGGGGCTCGAGTGAGGCCAGGGAGGATGCTATGGGACGGATGGGCTGGTCAGACAACCTGGGCTTGAGAGATGTGGACCTGGCCAGCTGTTTGGAGACTGGAGGGTCTGAGGAGCCCAGGGGGATTGGAGTCGGGGAGAAGGAGTGGACTTCGGATGttggggtgaggggcagagatttggctggggcaggggaagtAGAAGGCCACAGCCAGGCCAGAGAGAGTGGCGTGGGGCAGACCGACTGGTCAGGTGTGGAGGCCGGAGAGTTCCTTAAATCAAGGGAGCGTGGAGTGGGACAGGCAGACTGGACACCTGGCCTCGGGCTGAGGAACACGGCCCCAGGGGcaggctgcagccccagggagctCAGGGCGGGCCAGGCGGACTGGGGTAGCAATCTGGGCCTGAGGAATTTGGAGATGCCATGTGACCTGGAGTCTCGAGGTTCTTGGGAGCCACGGGGATGTGGAGTGGGACAGATGGACTGGACCCAGGACTTAGCGCTCCGAGATGTGGAGCTCTCTAGGGCCTTGAGTGAAGCCAGGGAGCACGGGGTAGGAGAGGTCAGCCAGTGCCCAGAGCTAGGACTCAGGGACAACGGTGTTCTGTCCCCTGGTCTGGAGGCCAGAGACCCCTCAgaggccagggagctgggggtCGGAGAGACAAGTGGGCCAGAGACCCAGGGCAAAGACAACTCCTTACCTTCCTTGGAGACCCGCCCTGAGGACCTCCGAATGGAGACAGGAGAAGCCTCCCGCTTTGGAGCCAG CTCCGGCGGGTGCCCAGCCCGCTCCCCGCCCTCTGGCTCCCAGGGCCTGCTGGAGGAGATGCTGGCTGCCAGCAGCTCCAAGGCAGAAGCCCGGAGGGAGTCAGCAGCCTCTGGCCTCAGGGACCTGTTAGAGAAGGAAGGAGCCACAGCAGGTGCTGACCTAGGGGAGCCTCTGGAGCCTAGCAGGGACCCTGTGCCCTCCTGGAGGCCCCAGCCTGATGGCGAAGCCAGCCGGACAGACGAGGTGGATGGCACGTGGGGCCCTGCAGGGGCCGGGCAGGGCAAGCAGGGCCCGACGCGGCCCCCTCAAGACCCTCCGCCCAGGTCCCCCAGTCAGGACTTCTCCTTCATTGAG GATACCGAGGTCCTCGACAGTGCCATGTATCGGAGCCGTGCCAATCTGGGGCGCAAGCGTGGGCACCGGGCCCCGGCCATCCGGCCGGGGGGTACCCTGGGCCTCTCGGAGGCGGCAGACTCAGACGCACGGCTGTTCCAGGACTCTACAG AGCCACGAACTTCTCGGGTGCCATCTTCAGATGAGGAGGTAGTGGAGGAGCCTCAGAACCGCCGGACACGGATGTCCTTGGGCACCAAGGGGCTGAAAGTCAACCTCTTTCCTGGCCTGAGCCCATCAGCCCTGAAG GCCAAGCTGCGCTCCCGGAACCGCTCAGCTGAGGAGGGAGAGCCAGTGGAGAGCAGGTCCGGCCAGAAGGAGTCTGCGGTCCAGCGCTCCAAATCCTGCAAGGTCCCAGGGCTGGGGAAGCCCCTTGTGTTACCTCCCAAGCCAGAGAAATCCTCAGG GTCAGAAGGATCGTCACCCAACTGGCTGCAAGCCCTGAagctgaagaagaagaaggtCTGA